The Pyrococcus horikoshii OT3 genome includes a window with the following:
- the truA gene encoding tRNA pseudouridine(38-40) synthase TruA, whose translation MKVALKIAYDGTKFHGFQRQPNVRTVEGEIIKALNNSGIMFNELKSASRTDKGVSALGNVVAITTEDERITNPMILNAKLKDVWVLSAVKVPSDFHPRFWARSKVYRYYLPSFDLDVEKVKECSKLFLGVHDFSAFSRVDGRETVRSIDRIEVLDLGPVLAIEVEAKSFLWEMVRRIVKTLELCGLGKLSSEEVRKMLRGKFEKSRKVPPAPAEGLLLVEVKYKGIEFPIHDKALEKFRKDMEKRFREKIARAYLLWDMTKI comes from the coding sequence ATGAAGGTAGCCCTTAAAATAGCATATGATGGAACTAAGTTTCATGGATTCCAGAGGCAACCAAATGTGAGGACTGTGGAAGGCGAGATAATTAAAGCATTAAATAATTCTGGAATAATGTTTAATGAATTAAAGAGCGCATCAAGAACTGATAAAGGTGTTAGTGCCCTCGGCAACGTCGTAGCTATAACAACCGAAGATGAAAGGATAACAAATCCGATGATACTAAATGCGAAGCTTAAAGATGTATGGGTACTCTCAGCGGTTAAAGTCCCATCAGATTTTCACCCCAGGTTCTGGGCGAGGTCAAAGGTTTATAGGTACTACCTCCCCTCCTTCGATCTTGACGTCGAGAAGGTCAAAGAATGTTCTAAGCTCTTCCTTGGAGTTCATGACTTCTCAGCATTTTCAAGGGTAGATGGGAGAGAAACCGTAAGGAGCATAGATAGAATTGAAGTTCTGGATTTGGGTCCAGTTCTTGCAATAGAGGTTGAAGCAAAGAGCTTCCTTTGGGAGATGGTGAGAAGAATAGTGAAAACCCTAGAGCTCTGTGGCCTTGGAAAGCTAAGCTCAGAGGAAGTAAGGAAGATGCTACGAGGAAAGTTTGAGAAGAGCAGAAAGGTACCACCAGCCCCGGCCGAGGGATTACTCCTAGTTGAGGTTAAGTATAAAGGAATAGAGTTCCCCATCCATGATAAGGCCCTTGAGAAGTTCAGGAAAGATATGGAGAAGAGATTTAGGGAAAAAATTGCGAGGGCTTACCTCCTGTGGGATATGACAAAGATTTAA
- a CDS encoding 6-hydroxymethylpterin diphosphokinase MptE-like protein has translation MKWEEWKPFYERIVRVMGYSMEDDEKAAEVLRSILIENDNYIIKEEINSIIMERVYIFGAGPNLEDEIRGRDFSDGTKIAADGATSALLKNGIIPDIVVTDLDGRIRDLLEASKKAVMVVHAHGDNIDKLPIVTNFPLVLGTCQTKPLDIIYNFGGFTDGDRAAFLAEELGAKEIILLGFDFSGKVGKWSKPWLTKHVEAWEEKRKKLEFARELIKWLAKNGKAKIFLGNKKI, from the coding sequence ATGAAGTGGGAAGAGTGGAAACCATTCTATGAAAGGATCGTCAGGGTGATGGGTTACTCGATGGAAGATGATGAAAAGGCCGCGGAAGTTTTGAGATCCATATTAATTGAAAACGATAATTACATAATTAAAGAAGAAATTAATTCAATAATTATGGAAAGAGTCTATATATTTGGGGCTGGTCCAAATTTGGAAGATGAGATAAGGGGAAGAGACTTTTCAGATGGAACAAAGATAGCGGCAGATGGAGCGACCTCAGCTCTTTTGAAAAATGGGATAATTCCAGATATTGTTGTTACAGATCTGGACGGTAGGATAAGAGATTTGCTAGAGGCTTCAAAGAAGGCCGTGATGGTTGTCCATGCTCATGGGGATAATATTGACAAATTACCTATAGTTACTAACTTCCCCTTAGTCTTAGGAACTTGTCAGACAAAACCCTTGGATATAATATATAACTTTGGAGGCTTTACAGATGGTGATAGGGCCGCTTTCCTCGCAGAGGAGCTAGGAGCCAAAGAGATAATTCTCCTGGGCTTTGATTTTTCTGGAAAAGTTGGCAAGTGGAGTAAACCCTGGCTTACTAAGCATGTGGAAGCCTGGGAGGAAAAGAGAAAGAAGTTAGAGTTTGCAAGGGAACTCATAAAATGGCTTGCTAAAAACGGAAAGGCCAAGATATTCCTAGGAAATAAGAAGATCTAG
- the cas2 gene encoding CRISPR-associated endonuclease Cas2 yields MYIVVVYDINVERVNKVKKFLRMHLNWVQNSVFEGEVTLAEYERIKAGLKKIIDEDEDSVIIYKLRSMPPREILGIEKNPIEEII; encoded by the coding sequence ATGTATATAGTGGTTGTATATGATATAAACGTTGAAAGGGTAAATAAGGTTAAGAAGTTCCTGAGAATGCATTTAAATTGGGTTCAGAATAGCGTTTTCGAGGGTGAAGTAACGTTAGCTGAGTATGAGAGAATTAAAGCTGGACTTAAAAAGATAATAGATGAGGATGAGGATTCCGTGATCATATATAAGCTTAGATCAATGCCACCCAGGGAGATACTAGGGATTGAGAAGAATCCAATAGAGGAGATAATTTAA
- the cas1b gene encoding type I-B CRISPR-associated endonuclease Cas1b, which yields MRKKPLTIFSDGTLTRRENTLYFESAKGRKPLAIEGIYDIYIYGHVNITSQALHYIAQKGILIHFFNHYGYYDGTFYPRETLLSGDLIIRQAEHYLNKEKRLFLAKSFVTGGTKNMERNLKNWGIKAKLSDYLDELNDARKITEIMNVEARIRQEYYAKWDENLPEEFKIVKRTRRPPKNEMNALISFLNSRLYATIITEIYNTQLAPTISYLHEPSERRFSLSLDLSEIFKPIIADRVANRLVKKGSLKKEHFREDLNGVLLTEEGMKIVTKAYNEELQKSVKHPKIGSNVTRQRLIRLEAYKLIKHLVGVEEYKPLVAWF from the coding sequence ATGAGGAAAAAGCCCTTGACAATTTTCTCTGATGGGACCCTTACAAGGAGGGAGAACACCCTATATTTTGAGAGCGCAAAGGGAAGAAAACCCCTTGCAATTGAGGGAATATACGACATCTACATATACGGACACGTGAACATAACATCACAAGCCTTACACTACATAGCCCAAAAGGGAATATTAATTCACTTCTTTAATCACTATGGTTACTATGACGGAACCTTTTATCCTAGAGAGACACTCCTCTCTGGAGATTTGATAATAAGGCAAGCAGAGCACTATTTAAACAAAGAGAAGAGACTCTTCCTTGCGAAATCCTTCGTAACCGGAGGAACAAAGAACATGGAAAGGAATTTGAAGAATTGGGGTATAAAAGCAAAGCTTTCCGATTATCTAGATGAGTTAAATGATGCAAGGAAGATAACGGAAATCATGAACGTTGAAGCTAGGATAAGGCAAGAATACTACGCCAAGTGGGATGAGAACCTTCCTGAGGAATTTAAAATAGTTAAGAGAACTAGGAGACCTCCAAAAAATGAGATGAATGCGCTAATTAGTTTTCTGAACTCAAGGCTTTACGCCACGATAATTACGGAGATATACAACACCCAACTAGCTCCTACCATAAGCTACCTCCACGAGCCTAGCGAGAGGAGGTTCTCCCTTTCCCTTGATCTGAGTGAGATTTTCAAGCCAATTATTGCGGATAGAGTTGCAAATAGACTTGTGAAGAAAGGAAGCCTAAAGAAGGAACATTTTAGGGAAGATTTAAATGGGGTTCTTTTGACTGAGGAGGGAATGAAGATTGTAACGAAAGCTTACAATGAAGAACTTCAAAAGTCGGTTAAACATCCAAAAATTGGAAGTAATGTTACAAGGCAAAGACTAATAAGGCTTGAAGCGTACAAGCTTATAAAGCATTTAGTCGGAGTTGAAGAGTATAAGCCATTGGTTGCATGGTTTTAA
- a CDS encoding CRISPR-associated helicase/endonuclease Cas3 gives MKVCFAKFNPHDFLECHVMDAINVLKSMKRAFPWLEEIFPEVWELEFYTIILHDLGKCALGFQKNPKTWGYRHEILSTPFIQFLDLKDEHKMLVGLSILTHHKPISEVKNYIPIGEYRGEYEARVEELLENKEYIEMYFLKIPLWEIYVFGKKKKLLELPKNWEEDVRDFHFEDLLKWYEENVNRLRDEMIILKGLLNACDHLASAGESSIRFLPDIEQFVEMKIPREKWRPLQLSSSMTEGDVILYAPTGYGKTEAALLWANKNAHRTKKGISSRIFYILPYKASINAMHRRLLEMFKDPGLVGLLHSSSGIYLYSSSLEYKRLLSLYGKIYSPIKITTPFQIMKAFFGVGFFEITLVELINSLLIFDEIHAYESNILGIILAMLELLKEKRAKALVMTATFPKFLEELIKSILNPKELKTPPEEADKFTRHRVNVIDGDIRTLDSEEFPGPRPILIACNTVNTSIEVYSKLKESGANVMLIHGRFTYGDREDKEKMLMNSLSDFDFVVATQVIEVSLDIDFGSIITEPAPLDALIQRFGRVNRRGFGKPRDVYVLTKGSEDDKNVYRPYDVVEETVKILREINGKELRESLIPYLITEAYRREENKIVDKVLEHKEYAMRLFKEIRPMDNYIEGEMEFYKLFGGIEAIPGTYQHVVEDLLNKGQYMEVHKYLVPIPYWLFFAEQENFHRLSDKGPGKYLLVAELEYSPELGLLRKPLEGDII, from the coding sequence ATGAAGGTATGCTTTGCAAAATTCAATCCGCATGACTTCCTGGAATGCCACGTTATGGATGCTATTAACGTTCTCAAAAGCATGAAAAGGGCTTTTCCTTGGCTGGAGGAGATCTTCCCCGAAGTTTGGGAATTAGAGTTTTACACCATCATCCTCCATGACCTTGGAAAATGTGCCCTTGGTTTCCAGAAAAATCCAAAAACGTGGGGATACAGACATGAAATTCTCTCCACGCCCTTCATTCAATTTTTAGACCTTAAAGATGAGCATAAAATGTTAGTGGGATTGTCAATTCTCACCCACCATAAGCCAATAAGCGAGGTGAAAAACTATATCCCTATTGGAGAATACAGGGGAGAATATGAAGCGAGAGTCGAAGAGCTCCTCGAAAATAAGGAATACATTGAAATGTATTTTTTGAAGATCCCTCTTTGGGAAATCTACGTATTTGGGAAAAAGAAAAAGTTACTAGAGCTACCAAAGAACTGGGAGGAGGATGTAAGGGACTTTCACTTTGAAGATCTATTGAAGTGGTATGAGGAAAATGTAAACAGGTTGAGGGATGAAATGATAATTTTAAAGGGTCTATTAAATGCCTGTGATCACCTAGCTTCCGCAGGAGAGAGCTCAATAAGATTTCTACCAGACATAGAGCAGTTTGTGGAGATGAAAATTCCGAGGGAGAAGTGGAGACCACTTCAATTAAGCTCCTCGATGACAGAGGGAGATGTAATTCTCTATGCCCCCACAGGTTATGGAAAGACTGAAGCAGCCCTTTTATGGGCGAATAAAAACGCTCACAGAACTAAGAAAGGAATATCGAGTAGAATATTTTACATTCTTCCATACAAAGCTAGTATAAATGCCATGCACAGAAGATTACTGGAAATGTTTAAAGACCCAGGATTGGTTGGCCTACTTCACAGTTCATCGGGAATTTACCTGTACTCTTCTTCTTTGGAGTACAAGAGGTTGCTCTCCCTTTACGGGAAGATCTATTCCCCAATAAAGATTACTACCCCCTTCCAGATAATGAAGGCATTCTTTGGTGTTGGATTCTTTGAAATCACATTAGTAGAGCTGATTAACTCACTTTTGATCTTTGACGAGATCCATGCCTATGAGTCAAATATCTTGGGAATTATATTGGCCATGTTAGAGCTACTGAAGGAGAAAAGGGCAAAAGCCCTTGTAATGACGGCAACCTTTCCAAAGTTCCTGGAAGAGCTAATAAAGTCGATTTTAAATCCAAAAGAACTTAAAACTCCTCCAGAGGAAGCGGATAAATTCACAAGGCATAGAGTGAACGTGATAGATGGGGATATAAGAACCTTAGATTCGGAAGAATTCCCTGGGCCAAGGCCTATATTGATTGCATGTAACACCGTGAATACCTCCATCGAAGTGTATTCAAAACTCAAAGAAAGCGGAGCGAACGTCATGCTAATTCACGGTAGGTTTACCTACGGAGACAGGGAAGATAAAGAGAAGATGCTGATGAATTCATTAAGCGATTTCGACTTCGTCGTGGCAACTCAGGTAATTGAGGTTTCCCTGGATATAGACTTTGGGAGCATTATTACGGAACCAGCTCCCCTTGATGCTCTAATTCAGAGGTTTGGCAGGGTAAATAGGAGAGGGTTTGGCAAGCCTAGAGATGTTTACGTTCTGACAAAGGGAAGTGAAGATGACAAAAATGTATACAGACCGTATGATGTTGTTGAAGAGACTGTAAAGATACTTAGGGAAATTAATGGAAAAGAGCTTAGGGAATCATTAATACCCTATTTAATAACGGAAGCCTACAGAAGGGAAGAGAATAAAATAGTGGATAAAGTTCTCGAGCATAAAGAGTATGCCATGAGATTATTTAAAGAAATAAGACCAATGGACAACTACATTGAGGGAGAAATGGAATTTTATAAATTATTTGGAGGAATTGAGGCCATTCCAGGAACATACCAACATGTCGTGGAAGACCTTTTGAACAAAGGTCAGTACATGGAGGTTCACAAATACCTGGTTCCTATCCCTTACTGGCTATTCTTCGCAGAACAAGAAAACTTCCACAGATTATCCGATAAGGGACCCGGGAAGTATTTGCTGGTGGCGGAACTCGAATATTCACCTGAGCTAGGCCTCTTAAGGAAACCGCTTGAGGGGGATATTATTTAA
- the cas5b gene encoding type I-B CRISPR-associated protein Cas5b, with protein MIRVKLKSWTASFRYPTFQAGYQPTLPVPPPFTIQGILSCARGEPVYLSELQYIGYVFRSEGKGIDLERIHSLSKEETDVIAREILYDAELYLYLPDDWKEYFRKPKYQLLLGRSSDLATLEEIKKVELEEREAPVGGTVVPIELGIPGIVHTLVVEYDYSTIPRKARLIKPFVITLFPRNEGERKRQMVRALYDPELNIGVYLHRWKK; from the coding sequence ATGATCAGGGTGAAATTAAAATCTTGGACGGCTTCATTTCGTTATCCTACATTTCAAGCTGGGTATCAGCCTACCCTTCCAGTTCCCCCTCCTTTCACTATCCAAGGAATACTCTCCTGTGCAAGGGGGGAGCCCGTTTATTTATCGGAACTCCAGTATATTGGCTACGTTTTCAGAAGTGAAGGGAAAGGGATTGACTTAGAAAGGATCCATTCCCTCTCAAAGGAAGAAACAGATGTCATAGCGAGAGAAATTCTTTACGATGCAGAGCTCTATCTTTACCTTCCAGATGATTGGAAAGAATATTTCAGAAAACCTAAGTATCAACTCCTCCTGGGAAGGTCAAGCGATCTTGCCACCCTAGAAGAGATAAAGAAGGTGGAGCTTGAAGAGAGGGAAGCCCCAGTAGGGGGAACCGTAGTCCCAATAGAGCTAGGTATACCTGGAATAGTTCATACATTAGTCGTTGAATACGATTACTCAACGATTCCCAGGAAGGCAAGGCTCATTAAACCTTTCGTGATTACCCTCTTCCCAAGAAATGAAGGTGAGAGAAAGAGGCAAATGGTTAGAGCTCTCTACGATCCTGAACTCAATATAGGAGTTTACCTGCACAGGTGGAAGAAATGA
- the cas7i gene encoding type I-B CRISPR-associated protein Cas7/Cst2/DevR, which yields MKFAAGFVLIDAPHSALNMLGIDESLPDRNVTRVKTLRRGGNRYVYISPQAWRYWWRITLKEYFNWELSPLFREEKQVFTAANPIKYPDDDVFGYMRAYKKNKVNVTVTRISPLKNTPLVSVLPDRSSLTIDEGYASRHEGDPVPYSQEFYSTVLKGAFSLDLDLVGRFTTKNKAGYKNLLTRDDIPKKGKGEDIVKEIKELEELARNVGVEIKDGEWIMPKEIRKKRSIETIKALRYLTGGAKQTQYHTDVTPKLFLGIIVNGGINPFISDIVREEKGEIILDAEALATRLEDFSDIIDSKLFLGYDMGFVRSLGLEIEAIKSTAGIEVVEGKVGEIIEKFAEEAGKYYI from the coding sequence ATGAAGTTTGCTGCAGGTTTCGTATTGATTGATGCCCCACACTCCGCCCTAAATATGTTGGGTATTGACGAAAGTCTACCCGACAGAAACGTTACGAGGGTAAAGACTCTCAGAAGGGGAGGAAATAGGTACGTATATATTTCTCCACAGGCCTGGAGGTATTGGTGGAGAATAACATTAAAGGAGTATTTCAACTGGGAACTCTCCCCACTGTTTAGGGAAGAAAAACAGGTATTTACAGCAGCAAACCCTATTAAATATCCGGATGACGATGTGTTTGGCTACATGCGGGCTTACAAGAAGAACAAAGTTAACGTTACGGTCACAAGGATATCTCCGCTGAAAAATACTCCATTGGTTTCGGTACTTCCAGACAGAAGTTCCCTAACAATAGATGAGGGGTACGCATCGAGGCATGAAGGGGATCCCGTCCCCTATAGTCAAGAATTTTATTCCACAGTTCTAAAGGGAGCGTTCTCACTTGACTTGGATTTAGTTGGAAGGTTCACAACTAAGAACAAAGCCGGGTACAAAAACTTGCTGACAAGAGATGACATCCCGAAGAAGGGAAAGGGTGAAGATATAGTCAAAGAAATTAAGGAGTTAGAAGAGCTAGCTAGAAATGTTGGAGTTGAGATTAAAGATGGCGAATGGATAATGCCAAAAGAGATAAGGAAAAAGAGGTCCATTGAAACTATAAAGGCCCTTCGCTATTTAACGGGAGGAGCAAAGCAAACTCAGTATCACACTGATGTCACACCAAAATTATTCCTGGGGATAATCGTGAATGGAGGTATAAACCCGTTCATTAGTGACATAGTAAGAGAAGAAAAGGGGGAAATTATTCTAGATGCTGAAGCGCTAGCGACAAGGCTGGAGGACTTTTCCGATATAATAGATTCAAAACTGTTCCTGGGGTACGACATGGGGTTTGTAAGATCTCTGGGCTTAGAGATAGAGGCAATAAAATCCACTGCTGGCATCGAAGTTGTGGAAGGGAAAGTCGGAGAGATCATTGAAAAGTTTGCAGAAGAGGCTGGGAAATATTACATCTAA
- the cas8a1 gene encoding type I-B CRISPR-associated protein Cas8b1/Cst1, producing the protein MFSWTGHPFVDGGLVALLLYSGKTRPEELTQEDIEKAIKFASELYSRKEWSSSYLHALLFPNSGLLMANPSMTKKRTPENIAKNLESLLQEKEDPSTPLCEICGRRHSRSKPVYRSEFPLIGSGGVPNYFPSGKDGANICSHCLFLVQFMPLILYRLPRLLLIHTYPPELMLELHREALNDVLLTRLVSSGRGYKRPENFLFTLLTEVSLKTEDEKLWENASITLYYFTNPNRGRPEMTIIHVPSTVTRFVAHAARHDRAGWERIVAMGWRKGRENEKVHSNEVYQKLLSGESILPYFINMTERKPNASWNLLFFYCTEVLGLNKEALEFIKEVGDRIVETLKELPDNKLSARVRELERSEKLYQFEAFFVNLEKLRQRLGLKGSLMTFDEFARLLTTYGEDLEISWRTVRNLLLFRIYEKLHDRLAKVEASEETEFYGAGEEVEE; encoded by the coding sequence ATGTTTAGCTGGACTGGGCATCCCTTTGTTGATGGGGGTTTAGTTGCCCTCCTCTTATACTCTGGAAAAACTAGACCTGAAGAACTAACCCAGGAGGACATTGAAAAAGCCATAAAATTTGCATCTGAACTATACTCTAGAAAAGAGTGGAGTTCCAGTTATCTTCATGCCCTTCTTTTTCCAAATAGTGGATTATTAATGGCCAACCCAAGTATGACCAAGAAAAGGACTCCTGAGAATATTGCAAAAAACTTAGAAAGCTTGCTCCAAGAGAAAGAGGATCCTAGTACACCACTTTGTGAAATTTGTGGTAGAAGGCACTCACGTAGCAAGCCCGTTTATCGCTCTGAATTCCCTCTCATTGGGAGCGGAGGGGTTCCAAACTATTTCCCCTCGGGAAAAGATGGTGCAAACATCTGTTCCCACTGTTTGTTCCTCGTGCAATTCATGCCCCTAATCCTCTACCGTCTCCCCAGATTACTTCTAATTCATACATATCCACCAGAACTAATGCTAGAGCTCCACAGGGAAGCATTAAATGATGTCCTTCTTACCAGACTAGTCTCCTCCGGAAGGGGCTACAAAAGGCCTGAAAACTTCCTGTTTACCCTTCTTACTGAAGTTAGCCTAAAAACTGAAGATGAAAAACTATGGGAGAATGCCTCAATAACCCTTTATTACTTCACTAATCCAAACAGGGGAAGGCCAGAGATGACTATTATTCACGTTCCTTCCACAGTAACAAGGTTTGTAGCTCATGCAGCTAGGCATGATCGGGCCGGATGGGAGAGGATTGTAGCTATGGGATGGAGGAAAGGTCGTGAAAATGAGAAAGTTCACTCGAATGAGGTCTATCAAAAGCTTTTGAGCGGAGAAAGCATCCTTCCGTACTTTATAAATATGACCGAAAGAAAGCCGAATGCTAGCTGGAATCTCCTCTTCTTTTATTGTACGGAGGTGTTAGGGTTGAACAAAGAAGCCCTTGAGTTTATTAAAGAGGTTGGGGATAGGATAGTTGAAACTTTAAAAGAGCTCCCGGACAATAAGCTTTCCGCAAGAGTTAGGGAACTTGAAAGATCCGAAAAGCTTTATCAGTTTGAAGCGTTTTTTGTAAACCTAGAGAAACTCCGCCAGAGATTGGGTCTTAAGGGTTCATTGATGACTTTTGACGAGTTTGCTAGGCTATTGACAACGTATGGGGAGGATTTGGAGATTTCCTGGAGAACTGTTAGAAATCTTTTGCTTTTTAGGATTTATGAAAAGCTCCACGATAGACTCGCCAAGGTTGAAGCTTCCGAAGAAACTGAATTCTATGGAGCCGGGGAGGAGGTGGAAGAATGA
- the cas6 gene encoding CRISPR-associated endoribonuclease Cas6, producing the protein MRFLIKVKPEERKFRVPYNHQYFLQGLIYNRIKLTNPRLSTFLHETKGPKLFTYSLFMTERREHPKGLPYFLGYRRGFFYFSTCIPEIAEAFITGLFREPEITLWGEKFYLEEVKTLKEPKKFSGSTFITLSPIAVTMEKGGKRYDVSPLEEEFYALIRENLKDKYVMIKGEKPPDDFEMEIIAAKPKRFEVKPGIYQMAWHLVFRAYGDDELIRVGYVVGFGEKNSLGFGMVKVDEQRKRRKNIGSFQESMSFNENRELETGT; encoded by the coding sequence ATGAGGTTTCTAATTAAGGTTAAGCCTGAGGAGAGGAAGTTTAGAGTTCCGTACAATCATCAGTACTTCTTGCAGGGATTAATATACAATAGGATAAAGCTCACTAATCCTAGACTTAGCACGTTCCTCCATGAGACGAAGGGACCAAAGCTATTTACATACTCTTTATTTATGACCGAAAGAAGGGAACATCCTAAAGGCTTGCCCTACTTCCTGGGCTATAGGAGGGGCTTCTTCTATTTTTCCACATGCATCCCTGAGATAGCGGAGGCTTTTATAACAGGCCTCTTTAGGGAACCGGAAATAACCCTCTGGGGAGAGAAGTTCTATCTGGAGGAGGTTAAGACCTTGAAAGAGCCGAAGAAGTTTAGTGGTTCAACGTTCATTACGTTATCTCCAATAGCAGTTACTATGGAAAAGGGAGGTAAGAGGTATGATGTTTCCCCTTTGGAGGAGGAATTCTATGCACTGATAAGGGAGAATCTCAAGGATAAGTATGTGATGATCAAAGGGGAAAAACCACCGGATGACTTTGAAATGGAGATTATAGCGGCCAAGCCGAAGAGGTTTGAAGTTAAGCCTGGAATTTATCAGATGGCTTGGCACCTCGTGTTTAGGGCTTATGGTGATGATGAACTGATAAGAGTGGGTTACGTGGTAGGTTTTGGAGAGAAGAATTCGTTGGGGTTTGGGATGGTAAAGGTAGATGAGCAGAGAAAAAGACGGAAAAACATTGGGAGCTTTCAAGAAAGTATGAGTTTTAATGAGAACAGGGAACTAGAAACCGGGACATAG
- a CDS encoding carbamoyltransferase family protein, whose product MIILGIHDGHDAGAVLLNDEEIYAVNEERLNRVKKYRGFPELSIRKVLEMSGTEPDDVDVIAIAGLFRRQKRLLELEHKLKSIFGPKFKEKAIFVEHHLAHASSAYYSSGLRDAVVLTIDAAGDGLSSTVSIAKDGQMFRIAQSTYIDSLGDFYASVTELLGFKPMRHEGKVMSLAAYGNPRYELSAIIELNGLTFENKLKVIGTEATKKLAEFFEFPLEKAKEVSSNLKRGIMDNELEKKAIEIAASAQAHLERLIEEMGLELKKYELPIAYAGGVAQNVKANAILRRIFGDIWIFPAMDDAGLAFGAAIYVKAQMELLFGKWKPFKLKHVFLGPSYSPEEIEEILKREGLEYEEVDVPSFVADSLVEGKLVGLFQGRLEYGPRALGNRSILADPRNEKVREKLNLALRRDVFQPFAPSILEERFPDYIEDLTGEPNRFMTMSYLASEEFMEVAPAVVHIDGTTRPQSVPKDLGTYYKIIRRFEKRTGVGAVLNTSFNMHGEPIVCSPLDAIRTAKSAKLDVLLLERFGVYIV is encoded by the coding sequence ATGATAATCCTTGGAATTCATGACGGTCACGACGCTGGGGCCGTGCTTCTTAATGATGAGGAGATATACGCTGTTAATGAGGAGAGGCTAAATAGGGTAAAGAAGTATAGAGGATTCCCAGAATTGAGCATTAGAAAAGTTCTTGAAATGTCGGGGACTGAGCCTGATGATGTAGATGTAATTGCAATTGCTGGTCTCTTCAGGAGGCAAAAGAGATTATTAGAGCTTGAACATAAATTAAAATCAATATTTGGTCCGAAATTTAAGGAAAAAGCTATTTTTGTTGAACATCACCTTGCCCATGCATCCTCGGCATACTATAGCTCAGGCCTTAGGGATGCTGTAGTTTTAACGATAGATGCAGCTGGAGATGGGCTGAGCTCCACTGTAAGTATAGCCAAAGATGGTCAGATGTTTAGAATAGCCCAGTCAACGTACATAGATTCCTTGGGTGATTTCTATGCTTCAGTAACGGAGTTGCTTGGTTTTAAGCCTATGAGGCATGAGGGGAAGGTTATGAGTTTAGCTGCTTACGGGAATCCAAGATACGAACTTTCAGCGATCATAGAGCTAAACGGTCTAACGTTCGAGAATAAGCTTAAGGTAATAGGTACTGAGGCTACGAAAAAGCTAGCAGAGTTTTTTGAATTTCCCTTAGAAAAGGCCAAAGAAGTATCCTCAAATCTTAAGAGGGGTATCATGGATAATGAACTCGAGAAGAAGGCAATAGAGATAGCAGCAAGTGCTCAAGCGCACTTAGAAAGGCTTATAGAAGAAATGGGGCTCGAGCTAAAGAAGTATGAACTCCCAATAGCGTACGCTGGAGGGGTTGCTCAGAACGTAAAAGCCAATGCAATTCTAAGGAGGATCTTCGGGGATATCTGGATCTTTCCAGCTATGGATGATGCCGGATTAGCGTTTGGCGCTGCAATTTATGTCAAAGCTCAAATGGAGTTGCTCTTTGGTAAGTGGAAACCCTTTAAGCTTAAACACGTCTTCCTGGGACCTTCTTATTCTCCCGAAGAAATAGAGGAAATCCTCAAGAGGGAAGGGCTTGAGTACGAAGAGGTTGACGTTCCTTCTTTCGTTGCGGATTCCTTGGTGGAGGGAAAGCTCGTTGGCCTATTCCAGGGAAGGTTGGAGTATGGACCAAGGGCCCTTGGGAACAGATCAATACTTGCCGATCCCAGGAATGAGAAAGTTAGGGAAAAACTAAATTTAGCATTGAGGAGAGATGTCTTCCAGCCCTTCGCCCCTTCAATATTAGAAGAAAGGTTTCCCGACTATATTGAGGACTTAACTGGTGAACCGAACAGATTTATGACGATGAGTTACTTAGCAAGTGAGGAATTCATGGAAGTTGCACCGGCAGTAGTTCACATTGACGGAACTACTAGGCCACAGAGCGTTCCAAAGGATCTTGGAACATATTATAAGATTATAAGGAGGTTCGAAAAAAGAACTGGAGTGGGAGCAGTCCTCAATACCTCCTTTAATATGCATGGAGAACCAATAGTTTGCTCACCTTTAGATGCCATAAGAACTGCTAAATCAGCAAAACTCGACGTTCTACTTTTGGAGAGGTTTGGTGTTTACATAGTATAA